TGCTGGAAATCTGGATATTATCAATTGCGCGGCGATTGCCCTGGCAGAAGAATATGCCAGACGCTCGCTTGCTGTGCGCCAAGGAGGTTGACCATGCATCCACTTATCATTAGCGATCCTACATTAAGAGACGGCTCTCATGCTGTGAAGCACCAGTTGACCCGGGAGAATCTGGAGCTCTATTCACAGATGGCGGAGAAGGCAGGACTGGCCGTGCTGGAGGTGGGACATGGTAACGGTCTCGGCGCCTCCTCTCTTCAGCTTGGTGAAAGCCTGCTGTCGGATGCAGAGATGCTGTCTATTTGCCGAAGCAATCTCCGGCGTACCCTATTGTCTATCCATGTTATCCCGGGCTTTGCTACGATTAACCGGGATTTGCAGGCTGCACTGGGGCTGGGCGTCGATATCGTGCGTGTTGCCTCCCATTGTACGGAGGCTGACCTGACGAAACGTCATATCGAATATGTGCGCAATCAGGGCCGAACAGCCTACGGTGTTCTTATGATGTCACATATGGCACCCGCTGAGGTCTTGGGCATCGAAGCTCTAAAGATGCAGAGCTACGGTGCCCAGGCGGTCATTCTGATGGATTCGGCAGGGGCATATCTTCCGGGGGATGTGACTGCGAAGATTCAATACTTACGCAGCATTCTGGATATTCCTGTCGGCTTCCATGCGCATAACAATCTTGGCCTCGCCATCGGCAATTCGCTTGCGGCTGCTGAGGCTGGGGCAACCATACTTGACGGTACAGCACGCGGATTCGGGGCCGGGGCTGGCAATGCCCAACTGGAAGCACTGGTGGCGGCACTGCATCATTCCGGCTGGGATACGGGAATCGAACTGTATGCCTTGCTTGAGCTAGCCGAACAAGCGGAGCTTGCCTTCGCCAAGGCTCCCAAGCTCGGCAGCATGAGTATTGTCAGCGGCATGGCCGGAGTGTTCTCAGGCTTCGTGAAGCCGGTGGAACGGATTGCCAAGGAATACCATGTCGATCCCAAAGCGGTTATGGTCGAGCTCGGACGCCGCAAGGTTGTGGCCGGGCAAGAGGACCTGATTCTTGAGGCGGCGCTAACCCTGTCACAGCAATCCTGACATATCCAGAATTCATATATAAAGAAGCAGGCAACTGTAATCTTCCAGCCGCCTGCTTCTTTATTATTCTTTCCCTTGGCGCTTCTCTTCAAGCACCTGCTGTAATTCGCTTCTTTTGCCCAGCAAGACCTGATTCCCCGGCAGGTAAGCCAAGGCCTGCTCATTATGCCGGTAAGCCTGCTGCCATTCTCCGGCGGCGGCGAAGCAGCGGCTGACCAGGACATGGGGCAGCCAGGTGTAACAGGCCTGGGAGACCGGTCGTTCTCCCGGAGGTACAGTCTGCCGGTCGATTGCCTGTAGATACCAGTAGATTGCACTCTCCCACTCCCGGCGTTCCTCGAAGAATCCGGCTATAGCGCAGCAGACATCTGCCTGGGGCAACCCGAAGCCAAAAGAGCGGAAGAGACTATTCAGCCTGAGCTCCGCTTCACCTAGCTCCCGGTAGCATTCTGACAACCGCAGACAACTTGTAATCCTCTCCTCCTTGCAGCGGCTAGGCTCGCGTATTACCTGTTCATAGGAAGCAGCAGCAGCTTGATAATCCCGGGCATCGAAGCAATCATTCGCATAGTGGATGAGCAGCCTTCCTTCAGCCTTGCCTTCCTCAGCGATCCAGCGCTTTAGAATCTGCAGATTGCGTTCCGTATGAACAGCGGACGGACGATGGTCAATGCAGATGTCCGTGTTCATAGGGGAGCTTGCTCCAATAACCAACTCTTCATGGACCCGTCCCTGCCAGCGGAAAAGCCCGCGCCTAACAACACGGGGACGGCGCTCCGGATACACCGGCACAGCAGCGGGAGCAGCTTGTGAAGACTGCGGAGATAGGCGGGTCCGCAACCAGATCACTTCTACCCCCTCTTGCTCCTGTGCAAGCTGCTGCTTCAGCCGGGCCAGCTTCACAGCTTCCGGCGCGGTCAGTAGCTCATCCGCATCCATCCAGATGACATAAGGCATCGTCGCCTGCTCGTAGGAATAGTTGCGGGCGGCTGCGAAATCCTCATCCCACGGATACGCAAATACCTTCTCCGTATACCAGCCTGCCACTGTAACTGTCCTATCTGTTGATCCTGTATCCACAATAATAATCTCATCCATCAGGTCTCTGACCGAATCCAGACAACGTCCTAAGACAGTTTCTTCATTCTTCACAATCATACACAGACTGAACAGACCCTGCTGTTCTGCTTCCATCACTTACGCCTCCTGAGAATGATCCGATATACTTAAAGAAGCCATCCCGTGAAGGATGGCCTTAAACTGCTTATAAGTGAAGCCGATCCTTCGAGGATCAGGTTAATCTGTGAACAGACCATACTACGCCAGAAGTTGTAGCACCTAAATCCACATCAACCGCCAAACCATTAGACTGATAGATCAGACTGATCACATCACCTGCTGCAAGCTCCACCTCACCGGCCAAGGTGACTGTACCACTTCTAAGGGGTGCTCTGAGGGTCGTTCCTCCAACATTCACATCCAATACTGGCAGCAATCCCGTAACCAGATTTGTAACTGGAGCGGGTGTTGTTCTTTGTACCACTAAAGACGGATTCACATCCGGGCCTAATGCTGTGACGATCGCTGCGGTAAAGGCAAAGTTGACAGTAGCTTCAACCGAATATCTGCCTGCTTCTGGAACAGTATATTCACCCAAAGCCTGGTCGAATGCCGCATTACCGTAATAAGGCGCTGTTTCTTCCCAACCAGTAAATGTAGCTGTGGTTCCAGTCACCAGGGTAGGCAAGAATACAGAGAAGCCTTCAGTTGCCAAAATGGGACCCGTCGTTCCTGTGACTCCTGTCATTCCTGTAAGCCCTGTAACTCCTGTAAGCCCCGTAACTCCCGTAACTCCCGTAAGCCCTGTAACTCCTGTAACTCCTGTAACTCCTGTAACTCCTGTAAGCCCAGTATCACCCCGGTCTCCTCCTCCGGGACCTGTGGTTCCTTGAGGTCCTTGGAATCCTGTAGTCCCTGTAGGTCCTGGGGCTCCTGTAGTCCCTGTAGGTCCTGTAGATCCTGTGGCTCCTGTTGCTCCCGAATCTCCTCCCCCTGGCCCGGTCGCTCCTGTAGGTCCTGCCGGCCCTCTCTCTCCTGCAGGCCCTCTTTCTCCTGCAGGGCCTGTAGGTCCCGCAGGTCCTGTTGCTCCGCCACCACCGCCACCTTTGTCTGCACCCAACAATTCTTCCGATACTAACCGGTGTGCGGTTACCAATTGTCCCGATGCATTCTTGCCCCATAACGAGATCTGCACCGGCTCAACTTCCTCCGATGAATCCGGTGAGGTAATAAATGTGAATTCATAAGCATTGACGTCAGCATAGTAATTCTTCGTAATGACTTGATTCGCTGCAACGTTGAGCAATTCGCTTACGTACATTACTCTCGTTCCGCCAGTCAATTGATAACCCTGAATGGTGAGTGAGTAAGCCGAAGTCTCGCTGCGGTTATCAATTTTGACAGTAACCTGCTGAGTAGGTCTTGCTCCATTCACAGGGTTATTCTCAATAGGTCCTGTTGATAAGAAAGCCATTACATGGTCACATCCTTACAGATTTGGATTTCATTCCAGTATGCGCCGGGAATCATGCTAAATCTGCATGATCAGCGTGATTCCCTGGTCAGCAGCATACTTAATGATTACTATAGTAGTATTCATACATAGAGGTTTGGTGTGGACTTAGTGGATGGCCTCGTCAGAATGGGCTTCATCCCCATCCGCCAAGTATCTCTGCTCTGTGAATACCACTATATGCGCCAAGTCCGGAATGTGTCCGTTGGTCAAGCCGGATTATCCTCTGCTATGCTTGACAAGTATTGCCCGTAGGCCAGCTTGCGCAGCGGCCTTGCCAGCTCCAGAAGCTGCTCCCTCGAGATGTACCCTTTATTGAAAGCAATCTCTTCAATGCACGCCACGTACAGCCCTTGCCGCTTCTGGACCGTCTCCACCAGATTGGCAGCCTCCAGCAATGAATCCGGCGTCCCGGTATCCAGCCAGGCCATTCCCCGGCCGAATAACTCCACGTTCAGTTGGCCTCTGCTTAAATACTCCTGGTTAACATCCGTAATCTCGATTTCACCGCGCCGAGAAGGCTTAATATGTCTTGCAATCTCCACCACCAGCTGGTCATAGAAATACAAGCCTGGCACTGCATAATGGGAGCGGGGATACAACGGCTTCTCCTCCAGTGCAACCACTTTGCCCGTGCTGTCAAATTCTACAACGCCATAAGCAGAAGGATCTTGTACCCGGCAGCCGAAGATCGTGGCGCCCTCCTTCTGCCGGACGGCTCGCTCCAGAATAGAGCTGAAGCTCTGTCCATAGAAGATGTTGTCGCCCAGAATCATGCACACCTGATCTGCTCCAATGAATTCTTCTCCGATCAGGAACGCCTCGGCAAGTCCGCGCGGCTGCTCCTGCACTGCATATTGGAAGGACAGGCCAAGCTGCCCGCCGTTGCCGAGAAGATCCTGGAACAGCCGGATGTCTCTCCCGGTGGAGATAATCAGGATATCCCGGATGCCTGCCAGCATTAAGACAGACAGAGGATAATAAATCATCGGCTTGTCATATACCGGCAGAATCTGCTTGGAGATCGACTTCGTCAGCGGATGCAGTCTCGTCCCCGAGCCGCCCGCCAGAATAATTCCCTTCATCCGTCCAGCCTCCCAGTTCTAATCATTTCTGAAGACAATCCCCGCGGTTTCAGGAACCACAAGGATTGATCTAAGCACTTCTTGTGCAGCGGGTATCCTCGCTTTATTTACTTTGCAGTTTGTAGGCTCCGTTGGTGAGGGAATAGAACAGCGGCTGATTCTCAGCTTCAGGCGGAAGGTCAAAGGTGCGGACAGTAAGGTCATTCACGCTTACCGTGTATATATGTCTGGTTCCAATCACGACCACATAATGGCTGTCCCTCGTGAATTTGATTCCACCCTGAAACTTGTAAGCCGTCATGGGGACGGTTCGTAAGGTCTTATAGCTGGTCGAAGAGTCAGGGCCCTGAATGCATATCCACTGTTCATCTGGGGATAGCACCATGGAAAATTGATCGGGTACACCACTATAGATTTTTTGCCCAGTGCTATTTAACAAAACGATATTATATGACTTGTCGAGGTATACCCAGACCAATATATAAGAATCACCATTGCTTAATTGAAGTAAACCGGTAGATATACTATCTAGCCTAGAATAAGAGTAAATACCAAAATCCTCAATATTAGCAACATAGTAGTATACACTTTCATTATTGAAGACGTATCTGCTGTCGGGAGACACCGCCGAGAAGAGAACATGCGAATTCAGGGCCAGCGGTTCGCTCATATGCTTGTTCAGCAAGTCATAGACCAGGACCTGTGGACTTGATCCATCCGGGATGAAGAGATACCTCTGATCAGGTGTTAATAACAGTTCCGCTTCCCACAACCTCTGCAGCCAAATAGCGTTGCCTGACGATTATCCCAGCACCAGTAGCATTCGGTACATCAACATCAGGATTGAACTGCACCTGAATATCATAGACTCCCGATCCAGATCCGGGGGTATGCATCAGGTTGAACGAGAATGGAAAAGTGCGGGTGAATAATAAATTATTGGAGTCCGCTTGTTGGAGAATTGTCCGGAAGTCAAATCTGCGGATCACCTCGCTGTTGTAGCGAACATAAATATAAAGAGCGAGTTGTGCGACTACATCACCCGGGAAATTGTAATCAGAGAAGCCGAGATATCCCTGTAGCTGTACGTGTTGTCCTGCCTTAGTCGTCAAAGCGTCCAGATAGGTAACAGTAACAGTTGGTGTATTATAAAAAGAAATATGATCTATACCGCCAAAATAATAATACAAGGGAGGGGGAACAGGCTCACCTGTAGCTCCAGTTGCACCTGTAGCTCCTGCCGGACCCGCCGGGCCTTTACCGCCAGTTCCTGTTGGTCCCTGCGCGCCCTCTGGACCCTCAGGACCCTGCGGGCCTTGCGATCCCTTCACACTGTACCCTGTCGTGCCTGTTACCGCTATGCCGGTGGCACCCGTTGGGCCGATTCCGGTGTTTCCCGTCATCCCGGTCGGACCCGTCGGACCATGGCCTGCTGCGCCAGTGACAATGGCGGGAGGCCCAGGTTCACCTGTCTCTCCTGTCGGACCGGTCGATCCGTAGCCTGTCGCCCCCGTCATACCCTTCTTACCGGAACCGCCGCCATCGCCCAACCGACCCTGGGTCCCCGTTGTTCCTGTCGGTCCGGTTGGTCCGGTCAGTCCTGCCGCAGTTCTACCTGTATTCACAGAAGCAATCCCTGCCACAGCTCTGCCTATAGAGGGATGGGCCTTGACATTAATATAGCTGACTATCCGGGCCCGGATCGTGTAGGCATACGTTCCCGGATATGCCGGATGGTTGACCGTCACCTGTATTGTTCTGACGGTCTCCTCCGCTCCGGTATGGGACAGTGTAACCAATTGAGTCTGCAATACATTGCCGGAGAGCATTGTTTCCAATTCTACCCGCAGTAAGGATGGACCGGAAGTGACTCCCTGGAAAACGACAGGGATCTGGAACGTGACATACGCCTGGGACTGCACTGCGACAATCTCAAGCGTCTCCGCCAGGTGAACAGCCGGTCCTGCCGTCCCCAAGGGAAGAGTGGTTAAATTCGACATAATTTCACCGCCTTTTATATTTACTGCAACATCAGAGGGTATTCGGTATTACTGTAGCCGTTAAAATAACTGTCTTTGGTAAAACACTCCATTGAGCCTGAGGGGCAGCAGTAACCGAAAAATGTAACTTGAGAGTGGTCGATGACCCATCATAAATATAGTAAATTGGAATTGCAATTTCTCTACTGTAATAGAAGGAACCAATATGATACCAATAATCAGTGTAATCATACAGTCCTTTATCATCAGAATCTTTAAGAGTGATTGTTATTCCAGCTCCAAGAGAGTCCATATTAGAAGTCTCGATAGATGAAGTTAAAGAAAAATCCACAATCCCCTCTACCAGCCAACGCCCCTCACTAGGATCTATTTCCAGAGTCGCAGTAAAAGCTTCATCAATTTGTGACGATAGAATGGTGTAGGTCAATGTTGGAATGAACGCTTCATTCGCAGCCGCCCCTGTTAGCCCTGTGGCACCCTCTGGTCCAGGATCCCCTTTCTCACCACTTCCCTCGGGACCGGTGAAGCCTGTGGGACCGGTTGAACCGTCGGGACCCGTGTCCCCTATAATTACTAAACCGGTGGCTCCAATGGCCCCTATACCTGTAGGTCCTGTCGCACCTGAAATTCCTATTCCCGTTGCCCCGGTCATTCCGGTGAGGCCAGGAAATGCTGCATAGCTAGTTTCCCCTCTTGGTCCTGTGGGGCCTGTGAGGCCGGTCGGGCCGGTAGCCGCCGCGAATCCAGCCGCCCCCCTTCCCCCTGATCCTCCCGAAATTCCGGTTTTTCCGGTGAGGCCAGTGGGTCCTGTTGGTCCTGGAGGACCTATAGGGCCGTTGAAAATCACAGGGCCTGGTCCCGAACCGATCAGAGGAGAGGCGACCCGGATATCCGAAGCGATATTCTCAGAATGGAGCAGCTTCATTCTGAGCTCGTATTGATGAATGCCTGCGGGCAGTTCATCACCAAATCTAACCGTAGCTTCAGTCTGAATCATTCCGGCGGCCAAGGCTGTGGATTCGATTGACACATCACGCGTTTCAACCTGCGCGTTCCCCCTCCACAGCTCAACATTCAAGTGCACATGATAATAACCGGGGGATTGGATATCCAGCAGCAAGGGAATCAATAGCTCTACTTCCGCAGATGCATATGGCTGTTCCACGTCAGTCAGGATATCCGTAAGCACCAACATATTTCCGCCCCCGAGAGGAAGCGAAGAATAGATAGTCATTTTTTTCAACTCCTTTATTTCTCAGATGCTATTGCTCTATTGCAGCTTTTACAGATCGTTAGCATCAGTTCCTTTTCTGAAATACTTTCGCCGTGGCGAAGAATGTTTTATAGCTGATAGTAGTACCGTCAGATAACTGTCTAGCATCAACAAACAGACTATAGGTGTGTAAGCCCATCGTCGGATTCTCATCAATGGCATAGAAAGCCAGTGACTCATCAGAAGGAATATTGTATTGATATATTGCATTATCGCCATACTCTAGATACTTTGCCCACGTAAATAAACTGGCTGGAGGCGGAAGATTCGAACCATCACGATACACCCGATATAGAACACTGTTCGTGTATTTATGATCAGCGGGATTCTCGAAGCTAATCTGTAAAGTGCCCGATATCACTACACATTGATCGGGTGAGGTAATCTGTAAAGGAGGGAGCTGGCCCACTATATCACCAGTGCCTTCTGTAGGGCTGCTCAACAGGAGATCATTACTCACAACAATCGGTAATGCCCGGCTGGGCCCGGTCGCACCCGTTAGACCGGTTGGACCCGTATCTCCGGTAACCCATGAATCAGGACCTGTATCCCCGGTCACGCCTCTTGCTCCCGTCGTCCCTGTCGGTCCCTGCGGGCCATATCCGGTCATCCCGCTAGCTCCAATTCCGGTCATTCCGGTTGGACCGGCAGGTCCGATCCCGTCAGGTCCCGTAACGCCGGTTGCCCCTGTCACGCCTCCAATTGCCACAATCACACCGGTCGGGCCAGTGGGGCCCTTGGGGCCCTTCACGCCTTGGATGGCAGCGCCGGTTGTTCCCGTTGGACCGGTGCTTCCGGTCGGACCTTTAGGTCCCTTCGTCCCCCGTGGACCTTGCGGACCCGTCGGCCCTGGCGGACCCACCTCAACCTCGTCCGCCGCCACTCCCTGGACGGAGACTGCCGGGAGTCCGGCCAGCGGATTCACCGCAATATTCTGGAATGACAGAACCTGAAGCTCCAGTTCAAAGGACTGTCCGCCTTGACCGAAGCTGCCTGCAATCCTTGCATTCACATCTGCAATAAGTGTCTCCCCGGCATCGCCGCTGCCGATATAAGGCTCGGTAAGGGTATGGATGATATCTCCATCCTTCAGCACCGATAACTCGACGATCAGA
This region of Paenibacillus sp. FSL K6-1096 genomic DNA includes:
- the dmpG gene encoding 4-hydroxy-2-oxovalerate aldolase; amino-acid sequence: MHPLIISDPTLRDGSHAVKHQLTRENLELYSQMAEKAGLAVLEVGHGNGLGASSLQLGESLLSDAEMLSICRSNLRRTLLSIHVIPGFATINRDLQAALGLGVDIVRVASHCTEADLTKRHIEYVRNQGRTAYGVLMMSHMAPAEVLGIEALKMQSYGAQAVILMDSAGAYLPGDVTAKIQYLRSILDIPVGFHAHNNLGLAIGNSLAAAEAGATILDGTARGFGAGAGNAQLEALVAALHHSGWDTGIELYALLELAEQAELAFAKAPKLGSMSIVSGMAGVFSGFVKPVERIAKEYHVDPKAVMVELGRRKVVAGQEDLILEAALTLSQQS
- a CDS encoding glycosyltransferase family 2 protein: MEAEQQGLFSLCMIVKNEETVLGRCLDSVRDLMDEIIIVDTGSTDRTVTVAGWYTEKVFAYPWDEDFAAARNYSYEQATMPYVIWMDADELLTAPEAVKLARLKQQLAQEQEGVEVIWLRTRLSPQSSQAAPAAVPVYPERRPRVVRRGLFRWQGRVHEELVIGASSPMNTDICIDHRPSAVHTERNLQILKRWIAEEGKAEGRLLIHYANDCFDARDYQAAAASYEQVIREPSRCKEERITSCLRLSECYRELGEAELRLNSLFRSFGFGLPQADVCCAIAGFFEERREWESAIYWYLQAIDRQTVPPGERPVSQACYTWLPHVLVSRCFAAAGEWQQAYRHNEQALAYLPGNQVLLGKRSELQQVLEEKRQGKE
- the rfbA gene encoding glucose-1-phosphate thymidylyltransferase RfbA; amino-acid sequence: MKGIILAGGSGTRLHPLTKSISKQILPVYDKPMIYYPLSVLMLAGIRDILIISTGRDIRLFQDLLGNGGQLGLSFQYAVQEQPRGLAEAFLIGEEFIGADQVCMILGDNIFYGQSFSSILERAVRQKEGATIFGCRVQDPSAYGVVEFDSTGKVVALEEKPLYPRSHYAVPGLYFYDQLVVEIARHIKPSRRGEIEITDVNQEYLSRGQLNVELFGRGMAWLDTGTPDSLLEAANLVETVQKRQGLYVACIEEIAFNKGYISREQLLELARPLRKLAYGQYLSSIAEDNPA